A window of Candidatus Gorgyraea atricola contains these coding sequences:
- a CDS encoding CDP-glycerol glycerophosphotransferase family protein, whose translation MFQNYFRGIKKKDRKKRILFAGISPTNFVQFAPIYEVLKQDSRIEVFLSGMSHGKDRPQDIYRYFDVDKKFIIKEKVAKRFYFDIYVSPDFHLVGKRHGVSVQMFHGNSFRNFSINEEAKNFDHLFLMGSYMKRKFLELGIFKEGESRFEEIGMPQTDALLNNTDTGLREKLNLNKKFATVLYAPVWAHMESFLEDVRRTLQELTSLEVNLLVKMHHGFYSKELNKIKWQEYLDELLKKNINMHLIKDFDIVPYMRISDLLVSDASGVVHQFSILDRPIVCIKIDIDEFRKGYPNLDQAAYANRAVVEVSTGESLKEAVLKELADPGRLSRQRLAMAKEYFYNIGFSTKYAISRLYRFLNKEPLQYREKEI comes from the coding sequence ATGTTTCAAAATTACTTTAGAGGCATAAAGAAGAAAGATAGAAAAAAAAGGATCCTTTTTGCGGGGATCTCTCCTACTAATTTTGTTCAGTTTGCGCCAATCTATGAAGTTCTTAAACAAGATTCCAGAATTGAGGTTTTTTTATCAGGGATGTCTCATGGTAAAGATCGGCCGCAGGATATCTACAGGTATTTTGACGTGGACAAAAAATTTATAATAAAAGAAAAAGTGGCAAAGCGCTTTTATTTCGATATATACGTAAGTCCTGATTTCCATTTAGTAGGTAAAAGACACGGTGTAAGCGTGCAGATGTTCCATGGTAACTCATTCAGAAATTTTTCCATAAACGAAGAGGCAAAGAATTTTGATCACCTTTTCCTGATGGGCTCATATATGAAGCGCAAATTTTTAGAATTGGGAATTTTTAAAGAGGGAGAAAGTAGGTTTGAAGAAATAGGGATGCCTCAGACAGATGCTCTTTTGAACAATACAGATACGGGATTGCGTGAAAAACTTAATTTGAATAAAAAGTTTGCTACCGTACTCTATGCCCCGGTCTGGGCCCATATGGAAAGTTTCCTGGAAGATGTACGGAGAACCTTACAGGAGTTGACCTCGCTTGAGGTAAATCTACTCGTGAAGATGCACCATGGTTTTTATTCTAAGGAATTAAATAAGATTAAATGGCAAGAATATCTAGATGAGCTTTTAAAGAAAAATATAAATATGCACTTGATAAAAGATTTTGATATTGTGCCGTATATGCGCATTAGTGATTTACTTGTAAGCGATGCAAGCGGAGTCGTGCATCAATTTTCCATATTAGATAGGCCGATCGTATGTATAAAGATAGACATCGATGAATTCAGAAAAGGTTATCCAAACCTTGATCAGGCGGCGTATGCGAATCGTGCAGTCGTAGAGGTCTCTACAGGAGAATCCCTGAAGGAAGCTGTACTGAAAGAGCTTGCTGATCCCGGTAGGTTAAGCCGACAAAGATTGGCTATGGCCAAGGAGTATTTTTATAATATTGGTTTTTCTACTAAATATGCTATCTCAAGACTTTATCGTTTTCTTAATAAGGAGCCTTTACAATACAGAGAGAAGGAGATATGA
- a CDS encoding phosphocholine cytidylyltransferase family protein, translating into MKAIIIAAGIGSRLNPLTSNKPKCMLEINDRTLLQHQIEALRGAGIDRIVLIKGYKKEMINYPDLVYYINDDYKNNNILHSLFYAEKEMNNAFIAAYSDIFYTKDIVERLLESKEDISIVVDIDWKGYYEGRTDHPISEAENVIFDADNNVVKIGKILPDEDAVHGEFIGMMKCSKKGALIFRKYFNRLKEIYKGRPFQRAGVFEKSYLTDIFQDMADCGVKINCVIIEKGWAEIDTVQDYKRILKDKET; encoded by the coding sequence ATGAAAGCCATTATTATTGCTGCTGGGATAGGGTCACGTTTAAACCCTTTAACCAGCAACAAACCTAAATGTATGTTAGAAATAAACGACAGGACCTTATTGCAGCATCAGATTGAGGCGCTGAGGGGTGCTGGGATAGATAGAATAGTTTTAATTAAAGGATATAAGAAAGAGATGATAAATTATCCTGATTTAGTTTATTACATCAATGACGATTACAAGAACAATAACATCCTCCACTCTTTATTTTATGCTGAAAAAGAAATGAATAATGCATTTATAGCAGCTTATTCAGATATTTTTTACACTAAAGATATAGTGGAAAGGTTGCTTGAGAGCAAAGAGGATATATCGATAGTAGTGGATATAGATTGGAAAGGTTATTATGAAGGCAGGACAGACCATCCTATCAGTGAGGCGGAAAATGTTATCTTTGACGCGGATAATAATGTAGTCAAGATCGGCAAGATCCTGCCGGATGAAGATGCTGTCCATGGTGAATTTATCGGCATGATGAAATGTTCAAAAAAAGGTGCGCTTATTTTTAGGAAATATTTTAATAGGTTAAAAGAGATTTACAAAGGAAGGCCGTTCCAGAGGGCCGGCGTATTTGAAAAGTCATATCTGACAGATATATTTCAGGACATGGCTGATTGCGGCGTGAAGATCAACTGTGTGATTATAGAAAAGGGCTGGGCTGAGATAGATACGGTCCAGGATTATAAGCGTATATTAAAGGATAAGGAGACGTAA
- a CDS encoding glycosyltransferase family 2 protein, whose amino-acid sequence MDAKIPLSAVIITRNEETNIKECLESVRWADEIVVVDDDSTDRTVEIAQGYTDRIFHRKMDIEGRHRNWAYSQARNTWVLSLDADERVTPELRKEIQETISNAGNFEGFIIPRRNYIGNYWVKYGGWYPSGQLKMFRKDKFYWEEAEVHPRAFLGTPAGRLKNDIIHYSYKNFEDFVNKMNKQTTLEAAKWVRDKRGMSLGRALRRTCDRFLRTFFRKKAYKDGLIGFMVSIFAGLYQILSYAKYYELKFAHKLRDCR is encoded by the coding sequence GTGGATGCTAAAATTCCTTTATCCGCAGTAATTATTACCAGAAACGAAGAGACCAATATTAAAGAGTGCCTTGAGTCAGTCAGATGGGCGGACGAGATCGTCGTGGTCGACGACGACAGTACTGACAGGACAGTGGAAATCGCCCAGGGTTATACAGATAGGATTTTTCACAGGAAAATGGATATTGAGGGCAGGCACAGGAACTGGGCCTATAGCCAGGCGCGTAATACCTGGGTCTTGAGTCTGGATGCTGATGAGAGGGTGACTCCTGAACTGAGAAAAGAAATACAGGAAACCATATCCAATGCCGGAAACTTCGAAGGCTTTATTATCCCGCGCAGAAATTATATCGGGAATTACTGGGTCAAATACGGCGGATGGTATCCAAGCGGCCAGTTGAAGATGTTTAGAAAAGATAAATTTTACTGGGAAGAGGCCGAGGTCCACCCCCGAGCGTTCTTGGGGACTCCTGCGGGAAGGTTAAAGAATGACATAATCCATTATTCGTACAAGAACTTCGAGGATTTTGTCAATAAGATGAACAAGCAGACTACGCTGGAGGCGGCTAAATGGGTCAGGGATAAAAGGGGAATGAGTCTTGGCAGGGCCCTTCGCCGCACATGCGACCGTTTCCTGCGCACATTCTTTCGCAAAAAGGCGTACAAAGACGGGTTGATTGGTTTTATGGTATCGATCTTTGCCGGGCTTTATCAGATATTGAGTTATGCTAAATACTATGAACTGAAATTCGCACATAAGTTACGCGATTGCCGATGA
- a CDS encoding glycosyltransferase family 39 protein, which translates to MRQKAKKDIVLIIFCLLAGVILFTNLGNIYLWQDEATTAVLAKNTLEFGIPRTFDGTNLITTIYSDPCKYSGWKYAPWFQFYLAALSFYLFGVSTFAARLPFAVFGMGSLILCYLLAQRLFQNRLLSRLSTAFMLFSAPFFLYMRQCRWYGLSVFFTLWILISYLDMIKKKRFSAWGFVLASSLLFHSNYAIFFPVLGAMCFHYLVFHKKDIELKRILGYLSIIAILTVPFFLYSVNMECSGQMTFLRTKGHLEFYVRVLNKYLFPLVFLFLSLAVFSFFKKKVFPVLDKALDRSRLWFFPLVFIFTICFLLLAEERQLRYLIHLLPLSCILMSFLMIGWLKLNIIVAGLVFVVACFTNSFHTGSPFAKKLWIPIVDIAYELTHDYDGPVEGIIKFLNKNARPGDTVKLIMGDCAVMFYTDFKVDNEDFTQESFPEWIIVRNDWVSFKSLSARYRRQIESQYQRIELNYPDIMWENRPDPGYHKFKTVTDWPTKVTVYKKR; encoded by the coding sequence ATGAGACAGAAAGCAAAAAAGGATATTGTATTAATAATATTTTGTCTTTTGGCAGGGGTAATATTATTTACCAATCTGGGGAACATCTATCTCTGGCAGGATGAGGCAACAACCGCAGTTTTAGCTAAAAACACACTTGAGTTTGGGATCCCCAGGACCTTTGACGGGACTAATCTTATTACGACTATTTACTCTGACCCTTGCAAATATAGTGGATGGAAATACGCCCCGTGGTTTCAATTTTATCTTGCGGCATTATCCTTTTACTTGTTTGGAGTCAGTACTTTTGCTGCGAGACTCCCTTTCGCTGTGTTTGGTATGGGTAGCTTGATATTGTGTTATTTACTCGCGCAGAGGCTTTTCCAGAATAGGCTCCTCTCCAGGCTATCGACCGCATTTATGCTTTTTTCCGCGCCATTCTTTTTATATATGCGTCAGTGCAGATGGTATGGTCTTTCAGTATTTTTTACACTCTGGATTTTGATCTCGTATTTGGACATGATAAAGAAGAAGCGATTTTCTGCATGGGGATTTGTCCTGGCAAGCAGCCTTCTCTTTCACTCAAATTATGCAATCTTTTTCCCTGTCTTGGGAGCCATGTGTTTTCACTATCTTGTGTTTCACAAAAAAGATATTGAATTAAAGAGGATATTAGGCTATCTCTCTATTATTGCTATACTCACTGTACCTTTTTTCCTCTATTCTGTAAACATGGAGTGTAGCGGGCAGATGACGTTTCTGCGTACAAAAGGTCATTTAGAATTCTATGTCCGCGTCTTAAATAAATACCTATTTCCTCTTGTATTTTTGTTTTTGAGTCTAGCTGTATTTTCCTTTTTCAAGAAAAAGGTCTTTCCTGTACTGGATAAGGCGCTGGATAGATCTCGACTCTGGTTTTTTCCGCTCGTATTTATTTTTACTATCTGTTTTCTGCTTTTAGCAGAGGAAAGACAGCTGAGGTATCTTATTCATCTTTTACCTTTATCCTGTATCCTTATGAGTTTTTTAATGATCGGGTGGCTAAAGCTGAATATTATAGTCGCTGGTCTAGTATTTGTTGTCGCATGTTTTACAAATTCATTTCACACAGGCAGCCCTTTTGCAAAGAAACTATGGATACCCATAGTGGATATCGCTTATGAGTTGACCCATGATTATGACGGGCCAGTAGAAGGAATAATAAAGTTTTTAAATAAGAATGCGAGGCCAGGAGATACAGTTAAATTGATCATGGGTGATTGCGCGGTTATGTTTTATACAGATTTCAAGGTAGACAATGAAGATTTTACGCAGGAATCATTCCCTGAGTGGATTATAGTGAGAAATGACTGGGTCTCGTTCAAGAGTTTAAGTGCCAGGTATCGTAGACAAATAGAATCGCAATATCAAAGAATTGAATTAAATTATCCTGATATAATGTGGGAAAACCGGCCAGACCCTGGTTATCATAAATTCAAGACAGTAACTGACTGGCCTACTAAAGTGACGGTGTATAAGAAAAGATGA
- a CDS encoding class I SAM-dependent methyltransferase yields the protein MGMRLADKVQSIFYINRLKKLDKVKGYLGLNEGFLLFKIARSLRENSVIVEIGSFKGKSTCFIAEGIGDKKMQFFCIDPWRDDLMQEKGDAIFNEFLQNTKEYKDRFSVLRGFSHEVIMEWPVHRKIDFLWVDGDHSYEGVKEDILNWMPLVKKNSFICFHDYRDAPGVKKAVDELARDNKIKFIKRVGCTYVSKLL from the coding sequence ATGGGAATGCGATTAGCAGATAAAGTTCAGTCAATTTTTTATATTAATAGATTAAAGAAGCTTGACAAGGTCAAGGGATATCTTGGTTTAAACGAGGGTTTTCTGCTATTTAAGATCGCGAGATCGCTCAGGGAAAATTCGGTGATCGTGGAGATAGGTAGTTTTAAAGGAAAGTCCACTTGTTTTATAGCAGAAGGCATAGGTGACAAAAAAATGCAGTTTTTTTGTATCGATCCCTGGAGGGACGACCTGATGCAGGAAAAAGGAGATGCGATATTTAACGAATTCCTGCAAAATACAAAAGAATATAAGGACAGGTTCAGTGTATTGCGGGGATTTTCCCATGAAGTGATCATGGAGTGGCCCGTACACAGAAAGATAGATTTTCTGTGGGTCGACGGAGATCATTCTTACGAAGGAGTTAAGGAGGATATTCTTAATTGGATGCCTCTGGTTAAAAAGAACAGTTTTATTTGTTTTCATGACTATAGGGACGCGCCTGGAGTTAAAAAAGCAGTGGATGAATTGGCGAGAGACAATAAGATCAAATTTATTAAGAGAGTAGGATGTACCTATGTTTCAAAATTACTTTAG
- a CDS encoding methyltransferase domain-containing protein, with protein sequence MKKDLLEILNCPSCTSTLFSLQQCKVDQIEVRSGSIVCQSCGASYGIESGIVNFIKDPSQGVKQEREAMDAEEYITDDKGKRYKINEETIERFKDKFLSMPEGDGSHFFRNRGSFQAIANISSRVYSTLDGLKLTGKEHILEIGACFSYASFKFAKKGCRVVAIDISNYLKVADLFVKEAYFDRMFCDMHKTPFGDETFDIIFGSAVLHHSKELSLVFKEMRRILKPDGRLVLINEVARGLFEKVHPIFEKMQKQGYGDTSYTLTEWQKAAYKGGFKNVRIDFLSLADDYITRHKNKDLQDQDSVKLRLAKFFKTHIILEKCLSFLLIPPRLFFRPKSWKITCY encoded by the coding sequence ATGAAAAAGGATTTATTGGAAATTTTAAACTGTCCAAGCTGCACAAGTACTTTATTTTCATTGCAACAGTGTAAAGTCGATCAGATAGAGGTTAGATCCGGTAGTATAGTTTGTCAGAGTTGTGGGGCTTCTTACGGGATCGAGAGCGGTATAGTAAATTTTATCAAGGACCCCTCGCAGGGAGTGAAGCAGGAAAGAGAGGCAATGGATGCGGAGGAGTATATTACTGACGATAAGGGCAAAAGATATAAGATTAATGAAGAGACAATAGAAAGATTTAAAGATAAATTTCTTTCTATGCCAGAAGGTGATGGCTCACATTTTTTTAGAAATAGAGGCAGTTTTCAAGCTATTGCAAATATATCTTCCAGAGTCTATTCTACCCTTGATGGTTTGAAGCTCACAGGCAAGGAACACATACTTGAAATAGGGGCGTGTTTTTCCTATGCCTCTTTTAAGTTCGCCAAAAAAGGGTGTCGTGTCGTGGCTATAGACATAAGCAATTATCTCAAGGTTGCGGATCTTTTTGTTAAAGAAGCATATTTTGACAGGATGTTTTGCGACATGCATAAGACACCATTTGGAGACGAAACATTTGATATTATATTTGGTTCGGCAGTCCTTCATCACAGTAAGGAGTTGTCCCTGGTTTTCAAAGAGATGCGCCGTATTTTAAAACCAGACGGGCGCCTAGTATTGATCAACGAAGTAGCAAGAGGTCTTTTTGAAAAGGTGCACCCTATATTTGAAAAAATGCAGAAACAAGGCTACGGAGATACTTCTTATACTTTAACAGAATGGCAAAAGGCAGCATACAAAGGCGGCTTTAAGAATGTGAGGATTGATTTTTTATCGCTTGCAGACGATTATATAACAAGGCACAAGAATAAGGATTTGCAGGATCAGGATAGTGTTAAGCTTAGACTTGCAAAGTTTTTTAAAACGCATATAATACTAGAAAAATGCCTGTCTTTTCTTTTGATTCCGCCGAGGCTTTTTTTTAGGCCAAAAAGCTGGAAGATTACATGTTATTAG
- a CDS encoding glycosyltransferase family 2 protein — MKCDIIIPVWNQLEFTKKCIESVFRNTNYAFRLVVIDNGSAKATRAYLDELARDKKTGVTVLRNNENLGFIKATNQGIRESDAPYVCLLNNDTEVTKGWLKEMVNVAEKKKDIGIVNANSNTLGCKAKFGQSVESLAEELRSHSGEYSMLAQATGFCMLIKREIIDKVGIFDETYGMGNFEDADFSKRAQRSGYSCVCARASYVYHRERRSFVRFRKFDQDFDRNREIFYSKWGRQERILYVLSHSDSAYRKEIGRRSLKLARDGNIVWIFSKGCPGQDIERHSNIYSYSLPKRFFGMISLWRILKRKKKFDKIYVDDENYGKRLGGFKFFHKAEVIRGC, encoded by the coding sequence ATGAAGTGCGATATAATTATTCCAGTTTGGAATCAACTCGAGTTTACCAAAAAATGCATAGAGAGTGTTTTTAGAAATACGAATTATGCGTTTCGTTTAGTTGTTATTGATAATGGAAGCGCTAAGGCTACGAGGGCCTATCTGGATGAATTGGCACGCGATAAAAAAACAGGCGTTACTGTACTTAGAAATAATGAGAATCTGGGATTCATTAAGGCCACCAACCAAGGGATAAGAGAGTCAGACGCACCTTATGTCTGCCTTTTAAATAATGATACAGAGGTCACAAAAGGCTGGCTTAAAGAAATGGTCAATGTAGCTGAGAAGAAAAAGGATATAGGTATAGTTAATGCTAACAGTAATACCCTGGGCTGCAAGGCCAAGTTTGGCCAGTCTGTAGAATCGCTTGCAGAGGAACTGAGGTCTCACTCTGGAGAGTATAGCATGCTGGCCCAGGCTACAGGGTTTTGCATGTTGATCAAGCGAGAGATCATTGATAAGGTGGGCATTTTTGACGAGACCTACGGAATGGGAAATTTCGAAGACGCTGACTTTAGTAAAAGGGCGCAGAGATCAGGTTATTCCTGTGTATGCGCCAGGGCATCCTACGTATATCACAGAGAACGACGCTCATTCGTAAGATTTAGGAAGTTTGATCAGGATTTTGATCGTAATCGGGAAATATTTTACTCTAAATGGGGCAGACAAGAGAGGATCCTTTATGTGCTTAGTCACAGTGATTCTGCATACAGGAAAGAAATAGGCAGGAGATCTCTTAAATTGGCCCGCGATGGCAATATTGTCTGGATTTTTTCAAAAGGATGTCCTGGGCAGGATATCGAAAGGCATTCCAATATTTATAGTTATAGCCTGCCAAAGAGGTTTTTTGGTATGATCAGTTTATGGAGGATACTGAAGCGCAAAAAAAAGTTTGACAAGATATACGTAGATGACGAGAATTATGGGAAGCGCTTAGGGGGTTTTAAATTTTTTCATAAAGCAGAGGTGATTCGTGGATGCTAA
- a CDS encoding glycosyltransferase encodes MKIAIIFGKERLDTVGIYFERALKALGHEVRHFWPKDIENIRPEYDFYFRVDDGHYDHCIPERLKPRVYFASDTHLKNPFKKIKKHILREAYELVFCPMLKEVEILKKVSPVEIIWMNFACDPEVHKRLDIERNYDIGFVGNDGGVPRKFYLQELRERYPKSFIDRADYSQMSQIYSSSKIGFNFAIRGESLTMRSYEIMACKAMLLMQRLRDNSAEKAGFIDGKHLVFFDKPEDLFKLIEHYLKNKKEREEIAENGYRLTLERHTYTHRINEMLDIIKDRFKI; translated from the coding sequence ATGAAAATAGCTATTATATTTGGCAAGGAACGTCTGGATACAGTAGGCATATATTTTGAACGAGCGTTAAAGGCCCTGGGCCACGAGGTCAGGCATTTTTGGCCTAAAGATATAGAAAATATCAGGCCTGAATATGATTTTTATTTTCGAGTGGATGACGGGCACTATGATCATTGTATCCCTGAGAGGCTTAAGCCAAGGGTCTATTTTGCCTCGGATACGCATTTAAAAAATCCGTTCAAAAAAATAAAAAAACACATATTGAGAGAAGCGTACGAACTGGTATTTTGTCCTATGCTGAAGGAAGTAGAGATATTAAAAAAGGTCTCTCCTGTAGAAATAATCTGGATGAATTTCGCATGCGATCCTGAGGTGCATAAGAGGTTGGATATAGAGAGAAATTACGATATAGGTTTTGTGGGAAACGACGGCGGGGTGCCCAGAAAGTTCTATCTTCAGGAGCTAAGAGAACGGTATCCGAAAAGTTTCATAGACCGAGCTGATTATTCACAGATGAGCCAGATCTACAGCTCTTCAAAGATAGGCTTTAACTTTGCTATTCGCGGAGAATCCCTTACTATGAGGAGCTATGAGATAATGGCCTGCAAGGCAATGCTTCTTATGCAGAGATTAAGGGACAATAGCGCTGAAAAGGCCGGTTTTATCGACGGGAAACATCTTGTGTTTTTTGACAAGCCAGAGGATCTGTTCAAACTTATCGAGCATTATCTGAAAAACAAGAAAGAAAGGGAAGAGATAGCGGAAAACGGCTATCGTCTCACACTCGAGAGACATACTTACACTCATAGGATCAACGAGATGCTCGATATAATTAAAGATAGGTTTAAGATATGA